The DNA segment GGGAGCAGAGAttttgaagaaggaaaataatggaagaagttACGCCCACcagaaagaaactgaaaaagaggtggaaagggagcGGACGTAGTGCCAACAGCGCGGAGGGATGTATAGTGCCTCGCCGGGCCCCAGAACGAGATCCTGGTACCGAGCCTGCTGCAGCAGAGGCCACGCCTCCACTGGACCTTCCACGTCAGCCTGGGAGGTGTTGCTGAGCAAAGGATCTGGATGCGCATATAACAGGTGGCTTTGGTCCTCCGTGTATAGCCGAACGTACTTGTAGCCCACCACCTGAGGCAAAACTCGTGTCAGGTTGGGTTCCAAGATtcaggaaaaaatattaaaaatcacTACATAAGTAGAACATTGTCTTGGTATGACTCATAGAAAACTTGCCTGAACAAGGATGTTGTGGTCTGGGTCGTGGTGGAGCGGACTGACTGTGCCACGAGGCCCCACCCAGGCGTTGATGCGGGGCGGGTGGTCTCCTAAGTGGCAGTAGTCAGGCACCAAAATGTCTTCCATGAGCTCAGGGATCTGGTCGAGCAGGTGGTGTTGTGCCAGGTAGCCGGTGAGACGCTCCTCCTCGCTGCGTTCCGTCACGTATGCAGTAAAATATTCGTCCAGCGTCATGAGCCGCTGGTACCAATCGCTGTCTGTGTAGCGTGCCCCAACCTCCACGGGCACGATCCGCGCACCAGCCACCCGTCGGAAATACGGCAGTCCCCATCGCTGGAGGGCAGGCCACTGCTGGGCCACACCTAATAGCTTCACTGGCAGCGCACCCTCCATATGTTTCAACAAGAAGCGGTCCAGCGCGGGGCACGAGGCTGAGGCCAACGGCCGGGTGACACTAGCCGCATCCTCTTGTGTGATGGGTGCCTCCTCGGCCTCAACGGGGGCACTTGACGGTCCCGTCCGGGCGAAAGGGTTAAGAGTGGCTGCGGCAAAATGGAGAGGACTGCGCCCAACAGCGGCGCCCATCAGAAGACCTCGGTCACACGCCCGCACCACACTGGCCACGGCCGCCACAGAGGGAGAGGTATCGCCGGCATGTAGGGCAGCCTGAAGCCGATGCAGCAGCAGTGCCACCAGGGTGATGGTGCCCCACGTGAACACCAGCCGCCAAGTTTGGGGCACGCTCTTCCAGTGACCTGTCTTGAACGAAtgtcaaacacaaacacactttgTAATCAACTGAGGAAGGAAAGGCGTTAGTGCATGGTGCATTTTTGTCAAATATCATCTCGAAGACtaaatgaatgactgaatgaaataATGTACGAATGAATaaggaaatacacataaaaacctGAAACAAACgagcagaaaaaagaagacatGACGAGTTATCCCTTCTTAACCCAGCACCTCAGCCACTTCCAATAACGACTCATGACTATTCTCTCTCCTCATGCCCAGCCTCTTCCCGGTGGGGAGTGGTAAATattgcagtagtagttgtagtagtagtagtagtagctagtagtagtagtagtagtagctagcagtagtagtagtagtagtagtagtagtagtagcagcagcagcagtagtagtggtggtagcagtaatagtaatagtggtggtagcagcagcagtagcagtcatggctatcattattattattaggagtccAGGCTGGCGCCACGCACCTGTATTGAGCCGCTGCCAAGTGTGGTCCAACAGCGCGCTGGCCTCCACGACGCGCTGATCACTCCTGTTGTGAAGGGCGTCGAGAAGGGTTTCTTTTCCCACCTCCTTCAGAAGAAATGCCAGTGTCCCGCTTATCCAGCTGCCCGCCACCCCTGCGTCCACGCCCTTTGGCAAAACCAAAACACATCCTGTAGTAGACTCCGGGGGACTGGTCTCTACAGGACACTCAGCATGGCCTTGCTTGTCTCCGCTATACTGGGCTTGCAGCTCtgccttcaccctttccttcaccatcGCTAAGGTCGCCGTAACCACCTTATATAGGTTTCTTTCGTCACCATCCATGTTCGGTTCTCCTATTTGGATTCTGAAAATGGGAATGGGAAAGTGAGACAGGTCTGAAGACAAGTATTAAAGATAATAGTTGCTGGGGCATGCACAAGAGAGCCTGCAGCAGCAGTACGGTATAGAAGAGTTTACCTCGGGTCAACACAACCTTATCGAAGGAGATGTCAAACGGAGCCTTAGATATATTTTGCTCGTTTTATGAGCATATGCTCCTCagcaaattcacacacacacacacacacacacacacacacacacacacaatgaaacgCAACGAAGTACCTACGTCCTTGGTGGAGTTATAAATACTACAACCATCAGAATTAAAAAAGTTGTAccaaaagagaaaattaaacttttttttttttagctttatataagGCAAAATATCGTCAAGCCTGAAGAGTTAAGTATATCGGCAATGAGTCCACAGATATGAGTAGGGAGAAATATTTACTTTaatgcaaattaattttttttttcaaagcacTCCAATATGAACTTGATTTGTTTGATTTCCTCTTATGATTTGAAACACCTAAAATCCGCTAAAGCTTCGAATAAGTTTCCTGATGGTCTGTTTCTTTGTTTAACACATGTTCGCATAGACGGAACAGAAGGAAGCTCTTAGGAGACATATatagtcggtattataagacactttcgcttctcacatcagctatttctaaaggtcaaagagggggtcagtcgggttctaatgagcgtttcttcaggttcagggtacagaagaagggtcaaactaccaccagggtcataaaactactcctggaaatgcccacaactcctacgaaagccttgtcaaatatgtgttcttgggcggcgaaatgtcttataatacgaccctatagAAAGCTGCTCAGATGTAGGACAAACGAACGCTGCGGGAAACTATAACAGATATGTCTCCAAGACTTGTGCACCTCCAGTCAATTGCTCccagaaaaaagtaaacaaacaaaacgcGGAGTTGCTTGGATATTTAttgaatttttatttttctctaatcTAATAAGGTAGTCACACAATTCTCTTTCCAACCCGTAATAATATTGAGTTTTATTAGGAATATAACTACGGTAATATTAACTGCGTAGGTCCATTTAACTATATTTTGATATTTACTTGTAATTCTCTCTCAGTTTTTGACATTTAAGCATCTTTTCCAGTGTGATCCAGACGACAGTGCTATACGACATTATTGGTTTCCGCCTCCACAAAATATCACGAGTTCGAAACACTGAATAAGTAAAGATTGTTCGATTTCGATGTTATTTTGTATCAAACATTTCAAGTAACCTGACAAGTTTtatgagctgccttgtatagaccgaccggcctcttgcagactccttacgttcttatgttctaatataTCTATTCCGAGAAAAAATGTACGAATAGTTTGGTTCAGTGAAACGACTCACTTCAGACATCAAACATTTGCTCACGATTGGAGGCTATAGACAGTTTACTGCTACCCGGAACTGACTCGGAAGAGGAGTTGCCTGTATCTCGGTGCGGGTATTGACCTTAAAATTGAATCTGATATGACTTTTGATAGTAATGTATATGAGTCTCTCTTGGTATTAACATAAATAGTACAAATAAGTATGTATGGATTGACTGGAGTAATATGTAAACGGACACattcatatctatttttatttatagaTTCAATGAGTGAGTTATGAAATGAAATAGTCTATGAAAGCAGGACTTATGTAGTGAATTTATTAAAGTATGAAAATAGTAAGTTACTGGAAGTTGTTGGTATGGTTTAGTCATTGTCTCTATCCCCATAGCAATAAACACACCGAGCTGATCCTCAGAAAACCTCGCTCACTGACATGTTTGGTATAACGATGTAGGGCGGTGTTACAGTCTGGAGGAGTGTTGTCGGaccatttttctccctttgtgAGTCAACCAAATGCTTCGTGCAGgcggcaagaagaagaagaagaagaagaaaaagaagaagagagagagagagagagagagagagagagagagagagagagagagagagagtttttttcttttcacaacaaaggagacagcacaagggcacaaaaaaaggaaacaattacGTGAGAAGTGCAAATAAGggctaccattttttttctccaaatattcaaaataaaaaaaaaaatgttatgtttAATATACGCTAAGCATGCAGCGTCCTTAAAAATCATTACAGTTTTCAGTCCAATAACTTTTTTCATTCAATTACTCAAAATCACTGTTTGTTAACTGGTGGTGCAAATATGggatatttcaataaaaatatatttagtGGTATATATAAATGAGTTAAAGGTGGAAAACTTGAATGCCAGAGCTACCTTTAATTAATTTATATTTCATACACAGCCGTAAGTAatcaaagatgaaagaaaacttaTTCCTTTTCAGTATTGTATTAAAATGCttccgtattattttttttatatgaaaaaCTGTTTGAAAGAAAAATCTTTTAACTTGTAATTATTTACAACAGGCACACACATATACATCCATCTCAGCTCTTGCACATTCATTATGTACTCACAGTGAACACATCATACACTGAACCCACAGTTCACCTCTTTTATCATCAGAAAACTTCCTGTCACAGAAAAGGCAGGCAGCATCTTCCTCTCCTGGCTTTTGTGTCCCAACAGGCATTTCTATCTCACTGTCTCACTGTCACCGTCCTGTAAAATACCTGCACCAGGTCCACTGTCTGAGCTTTCAGTATATATTTCCTTACCAATTTGGTTGTTTCTCTTAAGTGGAGTCTTCTTAGGTCTGCTCTTTCTTGAATACAAAATCTAAACTCTTCCTCGGTTTCTTCACATTTGACTTCTTTAGAGATTCAGTGACTTCTTGTATGGTTTTCCTGttaagagtctctctctctctctctctctctctctctctctctctctctctctctctctctctctctctctctctctctctctctctctctctctctctctctctctctctctctaaaataaacGACCCActcaaagaggggtcaatttcgggaggagaggtgtcctgataccctgctcttgaaagagttcaagtcg comes from the Eriocheir sinensis breed Jianghai 21 chromosome 46, ASM2467909v1, whole genome shotgun sequence genome and includes:
- the LOC126981080 gene encoding bifunctional peptidase and arginyl-hydroxylase JMJD5-like isoform X2, with protein sequence MEEPFRIQIGEPNMDGDERNLYKVVTATLAMVKERVKAELQAQYSGDKQGHAECPVETSPPESTTGCVLVLPKGVDAGVAGSWISGTLAFLLKEVGKETLLDALHNRSDQRVVEASALLDHTWQRLNTGHWKSVPQTWRLVFTWGTITLVALLLHRLQAALHAGDTSPSVAAVASVVRACDRGLLMGAAVGRSPLHFAAATLNPFARTGPSSAPVEAEEAPITQEDAASVTRPLASASCPALDRFLLKHMEGALPVKLLGVAQQWPALQRWGLPYFRRVAGARIVPVEVGARYTDSDWYQRLMTLDEYFTAYVTERSEEERLTGYLAQHHLLDQIPELMEDILVPDYCHLGDHPPRINAWVGPRGTVSPLHHDPDHNILVQVVGYKYVRLYTEDQSHLLYAHPDPLLSNTSQADVEGPVEAWPLLQQARYQDLVLGPGEALYIPPRCWHYVRSLSTSFSVSFWWA
- the LOC126981080 gene encoding bifunctional peptidase and arginyl-hydroxylase JMJD5-like isoform X1 — translated: MAERGRVTAWGLAQRDQRDSRDCRGWKRRVSAAKRSLGPQCSTRDFRMEEPFRIQIGEPNMDGDERNLYKVVTATLAMVKERVKAELQAQYSGDKQGHAECPVETSPPESTTGCVLVLPKGVDAGVAGSWISGTLAFLLKEVGKETLLDALHNRSDQRVVEASALLDHTWQRLNTGHWKSVPQTWRLVFTWGTITLVALLLHRLQAALHAGDTSPSVAAVASVVRACDRGLLMGAAVGRSPLHFAAATLNPFARTGPSSAPVEAEEAPITQEDAASVTRPLASASCPALDRFLLKHMEGALPVKLLGVAQQWPALQRWGLPYFRRVAGARIVPVEVGARYTDSDWYQRLMTLDEYFTAYVTERSEEERLTGYLAQHHLLDQIPELMEDILVPDYCHLGDHPPRINAWVGPRGTVSPLHHDPDHNILVQVVGYKYVRLYTEDQSHLLYAHPDPLLSNTSQADVEGPVEAWPLLQQARYQDLVLGPGEALYIPPRCWHYVRSLSTSFSVSFWWA